A portion of the Gammaproteobacteria bacterium genome contains these proteins:
- a CDS encoding phosphoribosyltransferase family protein produces the protein MYFQNRAEAAQLLAEKLKHYRGKNPLILAIPRGAVPMAKDIAETLGGEMDVVLVRKLSAPGNPEFAVGSVDESGWTYVSDYAAAAGATPEYLQQEKQRQLATMRRRRAQYTPVHPPSEVQGRTVIVVDDGLATGATMISALHALRAKQPEKLIAAVPVSPPETLQKVTQYADEVVCLHAPEYFQAVGQFYADFPQVDDEEVIALLRESKTSAPLR, from the coding sequence ATGTACTTCCAGAACCGTGCCGAGGCCGCACAATTACTGGCCGAAAAACTCAAACACTATCGCGGCAAAAACCCGCTGATTCTGGCCATCCCGCGCGGCGCGGTGCCAATGGCGAAGGACATCGCCGAAACCCTGGGTGGCGAGATGGACGTCGTGCTGGTGCGGAAATTGAGCGCACCGGGCAATCCGGAGTTCGCCGTCGGCTCAGTGGATGAGAGCGGCTGGACCTATGTGTCCGACTACGCCGCGGCAGCGGGCGCGACGCCGGAATATCTCCAGCAGGAGAAACAGAGACAGCTGGCGACCATGCGCCGCCGCCGCGCGCAATACACGCCGGTGCACCCGCCCTCTGAGGTGCAGGGTCGCACTGTCATCGTGGTAGATGACGGCCTGGCTACCGGCGCCACCATGATTTCGGCGCTGCACGCGCTGCGCGCCAAGCAGCCGGAAAAACTGATCGCGGCGGTGCCGGTATCGCCGCCGGAGACGCTGCAGAAGGTGACGCAGTACGCCGATGAGGTGGTGTGCCTGCACGCGCCGGAGTATTTTCAGGCCGTCGGCCAGTTTTACGCCGACTTCCCCCAGGTGGATGATGAAGAAGTGATCGCCCTGCTGCGCGAGAGCAAAACCAGCGCACCGCTTCGCTGA